A stretch of the Medicago truncatula cultivar Jemalong A17 chromosome 5, MtrunA17r5.0-ANR, whole genome shotgun sequence genome encodes the following:
- the LOC11421056 gene encoding fasciclin-like arabinogalactan protein 7 has product MKVSMIFLVSTLLLLSSSAFAKTVSPPSPPAESPTPAPAPAPTPDFVNLTELLTVAGPFHTFLQYLQSTKVLDTFQNQANNTEEGITIFVPKDSSFASLKKPSLSKLKDDEIKQVILFHALPHFYSLADFKNLSQTASTPTFAGGDYTLNFTDNSGTVKINSGWSITKVTSAVHATDPVAIYQVDKVLLPEAIFGTDIPPVLAPAPTPEIAPAADSPTEQSADSKSSSPSSSPDRSSSYKIVSYGIWGNLVLATFGLVVVIL; this is encoded by the coding sequence atgaaGGTTTCAATGATTTTTCTTGTGTCCACTCTGCTGCTTCTGAGCTCATCGGCATTTGCTAAAACTGTAAGTCCACCCTCTCCCCCCGCTGAGAGTCCAACTCCGGCTCCAGCACCAGCACCTACACCAGATTTCGTAAACCTCACTGAATTACTCACTGTTGCTGGTCCATTTCACACTTTTCTTCAATACCTTCAATCCACAAAAGTTTTGGACACTTTCCAAAACCAAGCAAACAACACTGAAGAAGGAATCACTATCTTTGTTCCAAAAGACAGTTCTTTCGCATCATTGAAGAAACCTTCTTTATCCAAACTCAAAGATGATGAGATAAAACAAGTGATTCTTTTCCATGCTTTGCCACATTTCTATTCACTTGCTGATTTCAAAAACCTTAGCCAAACTGCCTCAACTCCAACATTTGCCGGTGGTGATTACACTTTGAATTTCACCGATAATTCCGGAACTGTCAAAATTAATTCAGGATGGTCAATCACTAAGGTGACTAGTGCAGTTCATGCTACTGATCCTGTTGCAATTTATCAAGTTGATAAGGTTTTGCTTCCTGAGGCAATATTTGGCACTGATATTCCACCTGTTCTGGCTCCTGCACCCACACCAGAAATTGCGCCTGCAGCCGATTCTCCAACTGAACAAAGTGCTGACAGCAAATCGTCTTCACCTTCATCTTCACCAGATCGTTCGTCTTCTTACAAGATCGTTAGCTATGGAATTTGGGGCAACCTTGTGTTGGCAACTTTTGGTTTGGTGGTGGTAATCTTGTGA
- the LOC11418706 gene encoding 60S ribosomal protein L6, with translation MAPTKERASRVSRNSDLIRGIGKFSKSQMYHKKGIWVIKAKNGGVFPHHDPKPKPETAVEKPPKFYPADDVKKPLRNKHKPKQTKLRASITPGTVLILLAGRFKGKRVVFLKQLPSGLLLVTGPFKINGVPLRCVNQAYVIGTSTKVDISGVNVDNLDDKYFSKEAPKKKSKGEGEFFELDKEEKKVLPQQKKDDQKTVDAALIKAIDSVPDLKTYLGARFSLKAGVKPHELVF, from the coding sequence ATGGCGCCGACGAAGGAGAGAGCATCTAGGGTTAGCCGAAACTCTGATTTGATCAGAGGGATTGGAAAGTTCTCAAAGTCACAGATGTATCACAAGAAAGGTATCTGGGTTATTAAGGCCAAAAATGGTGGCGTTTTTCCTCATCATGATCCTAAACCTAAGCCCGAAACTGCTGTTGAAAAACCACCAAAATTTTACCCTGCTGATGATGTGAAGAAACCTCTTCGTAACAAGCATAAGCCTAAGCAGACTAAGCTCAGGGCAAGCATCACTCCCGGCACAGTGCTGATTCTTCTTGCTGGTAGATTTAAGGGCAAGAGGGTGGTGTTTTTGAAGCAGCTTCCTTCTGGATTGCTTCTTGTAACTGGTCCCTTCAAGATCAACGGAGTTCCTTTGAGATGTGTGAATCAGGCCTATGTGATTGGTACATCAACCAAAGTCGATATCTCCGGTGTTAATGTGGATAACCTTGATGACAAGTACTTTTCAAAGGAAGCCCCAAAAAAGAAGAGCAAGGGAGAAGGCGAATTCTTTGAGTTAGACAAGGAGGAGAAAAAGGTGTTACCTCAGCAGAAGAAAGATGACCAGAAAACAGTGGACGCTGCATTGATAAAAGCTATTGATAGCGTTCCAGACTTGAAAACTTATCTTGGTGCCAGGTTTTCTCTCAAGGCAGGTGTGAAGCCACACGAACTAGTTTTCTAG